A stretch of the Sulfurospirillum sp. UCH001 genome encodes the following:
- a CDS encoding flagellar basal body P-ring protein FlgI: MKILTLSLILISTLSSLYAQRLGDIANVIGVRENQLIGYGLVVGLNGTGDGSSSQFTLRSLSNLLQTVNVKIDPADIKSKNVAAVMVTAKLPPFARQGDKLDVSVSSIGDAKSLQGGNLLLTALKGVDGKIYSLAQGSLTIGGMNGKEKGQLNHPSSANIFGGALVEREIENDLHEQEFVNLSLKEANFNTAVSVQNELNKKFGRKIAVATDSRTIRLMRPEGHSTVEFLAKTLDVDVLYEREERIVIDERTGTIVSGVNVRVDPVVVTHGDITIKIEAADVAADDKNVDIGGDVKIAGAENRIKIKEESMTVANIARALNKLGAKPKDIISILENIKRSGAITAKLEII; this comes from the coding sequence ATGAAGATACTCACATTATCTTTAATACTCATTTCAACACTCAGTTCACTCTATGCGCAACGATTAGGTGATATCGCCAATGTTATAGGTGTACGTGAAAACCAATTGATCGGTTATGGTCTTGTTGTTGGTCTTAACGGTACGGGTGATGGTTCTTCTTCTCAATTTACACTACGATCACTCTCAAATCTTTTACAGACCGTGAATGTCAAGATTGATCCTGCAGATATTAAATCTAAAAACGTCGCTGCCGTTATGGTTACTGCAAAACTTCCTCCTTTTGCTAGACAAGGTGATAAGCTTGATGTTTCTGTGTCGTCTATTGGTGATGCAAAATCTCTACAAGGTGGAAATCTTCTTCTTACAGCACTCAAAGGTGTGGATGGAAAAATATACTCTTTAGCTCAAGGCTCATTAACAATTGGTGGTATGAATGGCAAAGAAAAAGGCCAACTCAATCATCCATCTTCTGCGAATATTTTTGGTGGGGCTTTAGTTGAGCGTGAAATTGAAAATGACCTGCATGAACAAGAATTTGTCAACCTTTCTCTCAAAGAAGCGAATTTCAATACAGCTGTTTCTGTACAAAATGAACTCAATAAAAAATTTGGCAGAAAAATTGCCGTGGCAACAGACTCAAGAACCATCCGTCTTATGCGACCAGAAGGACACTCTACAGTTGAGTTCTTAGCAAAGACTTTAGATGTGGATGTTCTGTATGAGAGAGAAGAGAGAATTGTCATTGATGAACGTACAGGTACGATCGTTTCTGGTGTCAATGTCAGAGTTGATCCAGTTGTTGTGACACACGGAGATATTACGATAAAAATTGAAGCGGCTGATGTAGCAGCAGATGATAAGAATGTGGATATCGGTGGAGATGTCAAAATCGCTGGTGCAGAAAATCGTATTAAAATTAAAGAAGAGAGCATGACGGTTGCGAATATTGCGCGAGCACTTAATAAACTTGGTGCAAAACCAAAAGATATTATCTCGATATTAGAGAACATCAAACGCTCAGGTGCCATCACTGCTAAATTGGAGATCATCTAA
- a CDS encoding sodium:solute symporter translates to MNLIENIVIILYLAVLAYLGYVGYKQTKSSADYLIAGGDTHPFVMALSYGATFISTAAIVGFGGVAAWLGNSLLWLTFCNIFIGVFIAFVFLGNPTRKMGIRLNAHTFPELLGRRFNSKFIQVFGGVLITIFMPLYTSAVLIGGTEFLVAYFKVDYHLALLVMSVIVTGYVLAGGLKGVMLTDALQGVIMFVAMIILLVMVFDSVGGMDVGLSKLEMVWDKTVTPLASVNIKDLAAGSPDFLMKLSMNWGFQGWNKMPVFLSEGWLFIITTIAMGVGVGVLAQPQLVVRFMTVKSKNELNRAVLIGGIFIIAMTGIIYLVGSVTNVWYFEFNEGKNALQSTGSIGKVIPHFINAAMPKWFAFIFLFALISAAMSTLSSQFHAMGTAIGRDVFEQLAGKHNPNSLLITRSGIIIMIVISVSLAYVFDKQPAIIARSTAIFFALCASIFLPTYFGGLFWKRMTKKGAIASMFVGTIVTTFWLLFVHFQEAKELGICKMLFGVNTLLSGKVTFVDAMIVALPLSALTAIVVSLMTKPENPALIKKCFED, encoded by the coding sequence ATGAATTTAATTGAAAATATTGTCATCATTCTCTATCTTGCTGTACTTGCATATTTGGGTTATGTTGGGTACAAACAGACAAAAAGCTCAGCAGATTACTTAATTGCAGGAGGCGATACACATCCTTTTGTAATGGCATTAAGCTATGGTGCTACATTTATTTCCACAGCTGCCATCGTTGGTTTTGGTGGTGTTGCAGCATGGTTAGGAAATTCGCTTCTTTGGCTTACATTTTGTAACATCTTTATAGGGGTGTTTATTGCCTTTGTTTTTTTAGGCAATCCTACCCGTAAAATGGGCATTCGCCTCAATGCACATACGTTTCCTGAATTATTAGGACGACGTTTTAATTCTAAGTTTATTCAGGTGTTTGGTGGTGTTCTCATCACAATTTTTATGCCTTTGTATACTTCTGCGGTTCTCATTGGTGGTACAGAATTTTTAGTAGCATACTTTAAAGTGGACTATCATCTTGCCCTTTTGGTCATGTCAGTCATCGTTACAGGTTATGTACTTGCAGGTGGACTAAAAGGTGTTATGCTCACTGATGCCCTTCAAGGTGTCATTATGTTTGTTGCAATGATTATTCTTTTAGTGATGGTTTTTGATTCTGTAGGTGGAATGGATGTGGGACTCTCTAAATTAGAGATGGTTTGGGATAAAACAGTTACACCTCTTGCAAGCGTTAATATAAAAGATTTGGCAGCGGGCAGTCCAGATTTTTTAATGAAGCTTTCAATGAACTGGGGTTTCCAAGGCTGGAATAAAATGCCAGTTTTCCTCTCAGAAGGATGGCTCTTTATTATCACAACTATCGCTATGGGTGTTGGTGTAGGCGTTTTAGCTCAACCACAACTTGTTGTACGTTTTATGACCGTAAAAAGCAAAAATGAGCTTAATCGTGCTGTTTTAATCGGGGGTATTTTTATCATTGCGATGACAGGGATTATCTATCTTGTAGGTTCTGTCACAAACGTTTGGTATTTTGAATTTAATGAGGGTAAAAATGCGCTTCAAAGTACGGGTAGCATTGGTAAGGTTATTCCTCATTTCATTAATGCAGCGATGCCAAAATGGTTTGCATTTATCTTTTTATTTGCACTTATTTCTGCGGCGATGAGCACACTTTCAAGTCAATTTCATGCAATGGGTACAGCAATAGGTCGTGATGTATTTGAGCAACTTGCAGGTAAACATAACCCAAATTCATTGCTCATTACACGTTCAGGCATCATTATTATGATCGTTATCTCCGTCTCTTTAGCCTATGTGTTTGACAAACAACCCGCTATTATCGCGCGCAGTACGGCTATCTTTTTTGCACTGTGTGCAAGTATCTTTTTACCAACCTATTTTGGTGGACTTTTTTGGAAACGTATGACTAAAAAAGGTGCCATTGCTTCTATGTTCGTAGGTACGATTGTAACGACATTTTGGTTGCTTTTCGTTCATTTTCAAGAGGCAAAAGAGCTTGGAATTTGTAAGATGCTTTTTGGCGTCAATACGCTTTTGAGTGGTAAAGTCACCTTTGTAGATGCAATGATTGTAGCATTACCACTTTCAGCATTGACAGCGATTGTTGTTTCATTAATGACAAAACCAGAGAATCCGGCACTCATCAAAAAGTGTTTTGAGGATTAA
- a CDS encoding thiamine pyrophosphate-dependent enzyme — MKQILMGNDAIALGLIHAGVDMVSGYPGTPSSEILGNFQKFRDKNKLEAYAQWATNEKVGFEVAYAGAISGKRTCATMKQVGLNVASDALMSASYIGLKGAMLLISCDDPGFYSSQTEQDSRSFAKFARIPVLDPSTPQEAYDMVKLGVELSHEFESVVMLRPVMRVSHAREICDVDDEIKVTANKGDFERNIPRWGAVPPAGRYRQGLEQLDRLEAIKMWNWDHLIKPKTHAFKGENVLCLTSGTGDGYVREAVEELGIKADILKLDMPYPLPKEKIEELFTNYDKVIIFEESYPCIEEQLSSPKLYGKLTKHLHQIDEFSKDKVVTAFANAGVIAQSHAYKSEKYTEELPKRPPNMCPGCPHRDVHYAITKVFKKKKSIYTSDIGCYTLGLNQAAIDTILCMGASVSMASGFSISDPDKTVVATIGDSTFMHSGVAPLINAAYQNHKFILVILDNSTTAMTGRQTTPERTNPHQIDIKRIVEGCGLTCHEYIYEPDLNKTVDFMKSLQEAYKTANAPVVAVVREFCVLDKENAKGRLGKVSVEVDEEKCVACDSCITNYKCPPMHYNEAGKMEIDLFLCAGCSACLDVVCPTDAFVKIEEK; from the coding sequence ATGAAACAGATTTTGATGGGAAATGATGCCATCGCCCTTGGTTTGATTCACGCAGGGGTTGATATGGTTTCAGGCTACCCAGGAACGCCTTCAAGTGAAATTTTGGGAAATTTCCAAAAATTTCGAGATAAAAACAAACTTGAAGCCTATGCACAATGGGCTACTAATGAAAAAGTAGGTTTTGAAGTAGCATATGCGGGAGCGATTTCGGGTAAACGCACCTGTGCTACGATGAAACAAGTGGGGCTTAATGTCGCGAGTGACGCTTTAATGAGTGCCTCATACATTGGTCTTAAAGGCGCAATGCTCCTTATTTCCTGTGATGACCCTGGTTTCTACTCGTCTCAAACTGAACAAGATAGCCGCAGCTTCGCAAAATTTGCACGTATTCCTGTGCTTGACCCTAGTACGCCTCAAGAAGCCTATGATATGGTAAAACTAGGTGTTGAACTCTCCCACGAATTTGAATCCGTTGTTATGTTACGCCCTGTTATGCGCGTCAGTCATGCAAGAGAGATTTGCGATGTTGATGATGAGATCAAAGTAACTGCCAATAAAGGTGATTTTGAACGCAATATCCCACGTTGGGGCGCTGTCCCACCTGCAGGAAGATATAGACAAGGCTTAGAACAACTCGATCGTTTAGAAGCGATTAAGATGTGGAACTGGGATCATCTCATCAAGCCAAAAACACATGCTTTTAAAGGTGAGAATGTGCTTTGTCTCACCAGCGGTACAGGCGATGGATATGTACGAGAAGCTGTAGAAGAACTAGGCATTAAAGCCGATATTTTAAAACTCGACATGCCATACCCTCTTCCAAAAGAAAAAATTGAAGAGCTTTTTACTAACTATGACAAAGTCATCATTTTTGAAGAGAGTTATCCTTGTATAGAAGAGCAATTAAGCTCTCCAAAACTGTATGGAAAACTGACAAAACACCTCCACCAAATTGATGAATTTTCAAAAGATAAAGTTGTCACTGCTTTTGCAAATGCAGGTGTCATTGCTCAAAGTCATGCTTATAAAAGTGAAAAATACACAGAAGAACTTCCAAAACGCCCGCCCAATATGTGCCCAGGTTGTCCACACCGTGATGTTCACTATGCCATTACTAAAGTGTTTAAAAAGAAAAAGTCTATCTATACTTCTGACATTGGCTGTTACACACTTGGCCTCAATCAAGCGGCGATTGACACCATCTTATGTATGGGTGCTAGTGTATCTATGGCAAGTGGTTTTAGCATTTCAGACCCAGACAAAACCGTTGTAGCGACCATCGGCGATAGTACCTTTATGCACTCTGGTGTTGCACCACTTATCAATGCAGCTTACCAAAATCACAAATTTATTTTGGTCATTTTGGATAACTCCACCACAGCGATGACAGGACGTCAAACGACACCAGAGCGTACCAATCCTCATCAAATCGACATCAAGCGCATTGTTGAAGGCTGTGGACTTACCTGTCATGAGTACATCTATGAGCCAGACCTAAACAAAACCGTTGACTTTATGAAATCGCTTCAAGAAGCCTATAAAACGGCTAATGCACCTGTTGTTGCTGTTGTACGTGAGTTTTGTGTCTTAGATAAAGAAAACGCAAAAGGTCGTCTAGGAAAAGTGAGCGTAGAAGTTGATGAAGAGAAATGTGTTGCGTGTGATTCGTGTATCACCAACTACAAATGTCCGCCAATGCACTACAACGAAGCAGGCAAAATGGAAATCGACCTCTTCTTATGTGCAGGCTGTAGCGCTTGTCTTGATGTCGTCTGTCCAACCGATGCATTTGTAAAAATAGAGGAGAAATAA
- a CDS encoding DUF1003 domain-containing protein — protein MENSTFISDISHKAFPLSERISATTIRHSILRAIQEQYPDFREESYLSVSEINAFREKYIADYLAKELGELSDLEQRVLASFRNNSTLTDKIADSGDESVTLTFGQKIADKVAAFGGSWTFILSFCFFLFVWIAINVVWFHNQGFDPYPYILLNLILSCVAALQAPIIMMSQNRQEEKDRARSKNDYMINLKSELEIRMLHEKIDHLIMHQQEELLEIQKVQIDMMQDILQRVNQKELLEH, from the coding sequence ATGGAAAATAGTACATTTATTAGCGATATTTCACACAAGGCTTTTCCTCTTTCTGAACGTATTTCTGCAACAACGATTCGTCATTCTATTTTAAGAGCCATACAAGAGCAGTATCCAGATTTTCGAGAAGAAAGCTATTTGTCTGTAAGCGAAATCAATGCTTTTCGTGAAAAATATATTGCTGATTATTTGGCAAAAGAGTTAGGAGAACTTTCAGATCTAGAACAACGTGTTCTTGCTTCATTTCGCAATAATTCAACATTAACAGATAAAATAGCCGATAGTGGTGACGAGAGTGTTACGTTAACATTTGGTCAAAAAATAGCCGACAAAGTAGCTGCTTTTGGTGGTAGCTGGACGTTCATTCTTTCATTTTGTTTTTTCCTCTTTGTATGGATTGCTATTAATGTGGTTTGGTTTCATAATCAAGGGTTTGATCCTTATCCTTACATTTTACTCAATTTAATTTTGTCTTGTGTTGCAGCGTTACAAGCTCCTATTATTATGATGAGCCAAAACAGGCAAGAAGAAAAAGATAGAGCGCGCTCTAAAAACGACTACATGATTAATTTAAAATCTGAACTTGAAATTCGTATGCTTCATGAAAAAATAGACCATCTCATTATGCACCAACAAGAAGAACTCCTTGAAATACAAAAAGTTCAAATCGATATGATGCAGGATATTTTACAACGCGTTAATCAAAAAGAATTGTTGGAACATTAA
- a CDS encoding rod-binding protein — translation MQMDTSVALLNANYNSPKMVSNNQSDALLREQTDKFEAFFVKQVLDIALNNEEEHSLFEKDAGDKIYKSMYNDTMSSALSGKLGLSEMLFNYLKEGR, via the coding sequence ATGCAAATGGATACAAGTGTAGCACTTTTAAATGCTAATTATAATTCGCCTAAGATGGTTTCAAACAATCAAAGTGATGCTCTTTTGAGAGAACAGACAGATAAATTTGAAGCTTTTTTTGTTAAACAGGTTTTGGATATTGCATTAAACAATGAGGAAGAACATTCTTTGTTTGAAAAAGATGCTGGAGATAAAATTTATAAATCAATGTATAACGACACAATGAGTAGTGCTCTTAGTGGAAAATTAGGTTTGAGTGAGATGTTATTTAATTATTTGAAAGAAGGTCGTTAA
- the rsmD gene encoding 16S rRNA (guanine(966)-N(2))-methyltransferase RsmD, whose product MVTKPLFTTISVGKYKGKKIALPSLDSTRSTKAILKGSLFDSLQYDIIDEVFVEVFGGSGSMGLEALSRGAKHAYFIEKNKAAYQTLKSNCKIIDEAHTTPLQGDSFVLFPTLLSSLSSKAYFYFDPPFSIREGMEDIYQKVIDLIASIPVEKMHLIVIEHMSTLTLPEQIGVYTLQKTKKFGNSSLSYYR is encoded by the coding sequence ATGGTAACTAAGCCTTTGTTTACAACCATTAGTGTAGGAAAATATAAAGGTAAAAAGATAGCGCTTCCTTCACTGGACAGTACACGGAGCACAAAAGCAATTCTCAAAGGTTCTCTTTTTGATAGCCTTCAATACGATATTATAGATGAAGTTTTCGTAGAAGTCTTTGGTGGCAGTGGTTCCATGGGACTTGAAGCATTGAGCCGTGGAGCTAAACATGCCTATTTTATTGAGAAAAATAAAGCAGCATATCAAACACTAAAAAGTAATTGTAAAATCATTGACGAGGCGCACACAACACCGCTTCAAGGAGATAGTTTCGTTCTTTTTCCAACATTACTATCTAGCCTTTCGTCCAAAGCCTATTTTTATTTTGATCCACCTTTTTCTATTCGCGAAGGTATGGAAGACATCTACCAAAAAGTGATTGATCTTATCGCGTCTATTCCTGTTGAAAAAATGCATTTGATTGTTATAGAGCATATGAGTACATTGACACTGCCTGAGCAGATTGGTGTCTATACACTTCAAAAAACGAAGAAATTTGGGAATAGCTCTTTAAGCTATTATCGATGA
- a CDS encoding phenylacetate--CoA ligase family protein: MIWSKEETLPRHKLSELQTQRLQDTVARVYANVPFYQRKFAELGITPADITSIEDISKLPFTKKQDLRDNYPFGLFAVKKDAVVRVHSSSGTTGKPTVVGYTKADLDTWNEVMARVFTMAGVTSEDTSHNAYGYGLFTGGLGLHYGAETVGATVVPSSGGFTSRQLMLMKDFEATVLTSTPSFALHMAEAAIAEGYDIQNDFKLKCGIFGAEPTSLGLKEEVARVWGIHYCEIYGLSEIIGPGVSANCFESKDLHIFEDHFYPEIIDPKTLEVLPFGEKGELVITSLTKQAFPIIRYRTGDITSLDRTPCRCGRTHVRMKSVMGRVDDMLIVNGVNVFPSQVEHVLSNIEGITLNYQIIADKKGYLDKLEIMVEVTEDMPLDSIGQLEALKKKIQHELLNNLYINAEIKLVEPRTIERSVGKAVRVIDKRSL, encoded by the coding sequence ATGATCTGGTCAAAGGAAGAGACATTACCACGCCATAAGCTAAGTGAGCTTCAAACGCAAAGGCTTCAAGACACCGTTGCACGTGTCTATGCCAATGTACCATTTTACCAAAGGAAGTTTGCAGAGCTTGGCATTACACCTGCTGATATTACGTCCATCGAGGACATCTCAAAATTGCCGTTTACGAAAAAACAAGACTTGCGTGACAACTACCCTTTTGGACTCTTTGCTGTAAAAAAAGATGCAGTTGTACGTGTGCATAGCAGTAGCGGAACAACAGGGAAACCAACTGTTGTTGGCTACACCAAAGCCGATCTTGACACATGGAATGAAGTCATGGCGCGTGTCTTTACGATGGCAGGTGTTACCAGCGAAGATACATCGCACAATGCTTATGGCTACGGTCTTTTTACAGGTGGTCTAGGGCTTCACTACGGTGCTGAAACGGTAGGCGCTACGGTTGTACCAAGTTCAGGTGGTTTTACCTCTCGACAACTGATGCTTATGAAAGACTTTGAAGCAACTGTCCTTACTTCTACACCTTCTTTTGCACTTCATATGGCGGAAGCTGCCATCGCAGAGGGTTATGACATCCAAAACGATTTCAAACTCAAATGCGGCATCTTTGGCGCTGAGCCAACCAGTCTAGGACTCAAAGAAGAAGTAGCCCGTGTTTGGGGCATTCACTACTGCGAGATTTACGGTCTTTCTGAGATCATAGGCCCTGGTGTTTCTGCAAACTGTTTTGAGAGTAAAGACCTTCATATCTTTGAAGATCACTTCTACCCTGAGATCATCGACCCTAAAACACTTGAAGTCTTGCCGTTTGGCGAAAAAGGTGAACTCGTCATCACTAGCCTTACCAAACAAGCGTTTCCGATCATCCGCTACCGCACAGGTGACATCACCTCTTTGGATAGAACACCATGTAGGTGCGGTAGAACGCATGTGCGCATGAAAAGTGTAATGGGACGCGTGGATGACATGCTCATCGTTAATGGCGTCAATGTCTTCCCATCACAAGTGGAACATGTCCTCTCTAACATCGAAGGCATTACCCTGAACTACCAAATCATCGCCGATAAAAAAGGCTACCTCGATAAACTCGAGATCATGGTTGAAGTCACCGAAGATATGCCATTAGACAGTATCGGACAGCTTGAAGCCTTGAAGAAAAAAATTCAACATGAATTGCTCAATAACCTCTACATTAACGCAGAGATCAAACTTGTTGAGCCAAGAACTATAGAGCGCAGTGTCGGCAAAGCCGTGCGTGTCATCGATAAAAGGAGTCTTTAA
- the fliD gene encoding flagellar filament capping protein FliD, with product MATSSLSSLGLGSDGALSYDTIDKLRAVDEKAILNPIDAKLTTNTNKQSDLASLTALANTLKASTSALSEENNYLQRTTTVSNDAVSVTTKSGTNVDSFTLHVDKLAQQDIYQSTSFTSKTSTFTSSNDTLTLKLGTNTYDIAVTSSTTLVELQDMINEKASGKITASILNVGGTNPYKLVIKSNSTGADNAITLSSTGTALTDLGLDQSANHLKTARDASIIYNGVNVTRSTNTIDDLVVGTTITLNKEQTDAATNTTVSITQDWTNITTNLKSLVSSYNDIMTKLKTATAYDTTTKTAGTFQGVTQINSLSTDIRKQVLGVDSEGRSLSDYGISMTTEGKLEFSATTFNAKVAADPADVRDYFQGSTTYSSTSYKGTSVSSGGLSIGADALSINGKAITFTTLSTSTVAENLDAIKTAINNAGITGITASIGTNNNIVLKGAAGADIVITGESTALASLGLSTSNVYSSPKTKDGLFKKFNTMMAGYVNTTDGTLVQYNKSLTTEKTALTKSRATAVFRLDTKYDAMATKFAAYESIISKLNTEFSSLSSMIKQSYVSK from the coding sequence ATGGCAACTTCAAGCTTAAGCTCATTGGGACTAGGTAGTGACGGAGCACTTTCATACGATACTATTGATAAATTAAGAGCTGTCGATGAAAAAGCTATACTTAATCCAATTGATGCGAAGCTAACAACCAATACCAATAAGCAAAGTGATTTGGCTTCGCTTACAGCATTGGCAAATACTCTAAAAGCTTCAACGTCTGCTTTGTCAGAAGAAAATAACTATCTTCAAAGAACCACAACGGTTTCAAATGATGCTGTTTCTGTCACAACAAAATCTGGAACAAACGTAGATAGCTTTACACTTCATGTCGATAAGCTTGCGCAACAAGATATTTATCAGTCAACAAGTTTTACAAGTAAAACAAGTACATTTACCTCTTCAAATGATACACTGACATTAAAACTTGGAACGAACACATACGATATTGCCGTAACATCATCAACTACCCTTGTAGAACTGCAAGATATGATCAATGAAAAAGCAAGCGGTAAAATTACTGCTTCGATTTTGAATGTTGGTGGTACAAATCCTTATAAACTTGTCATTAAATCAAATTCAACTGGAGCTGATAATGCCATTACATTATCTTCCACAGGAACGGCTCTTACTGACTTAGGACTTGACCAAAGCGCAAATCATCTTAAAACAGCAAGAGATGCTTCTATCATTTATAATGGCGTTAATGTAACACGCTCTACCAATACGATTGATGATCTTGTTGTTGGAACAACGATTACATTAAATAAAGAGCAAACCGATGCTGCGACCAATACAACAGTTTCTATTACACAAGACTGGACAAATATCACAACCAATCTAAAATCACTTGTCTCTTCATACAATGATATTATGACAAAATTGAAAACTGCAACAGCTTATGATACAACCACAAAAACAGCTGGTACATTTCAAGGTGTTACACAAATCAACTCCTTAAGTACAGATATTCGTAAACAAGTTTTAGGGGTTGACAGTGAAGGCAGAAGCCTTAGTGACTATGGTATCAGTATGACCACAGAAGGAAAACTTGAATTTAGCGCAACAACGTTCAATGCAAAAGTAGCAGCTGACCCTGCTGATGTTAGAGACTATTTTCAAGGCTCAACAACCTATAGTAGCACATCGTATAAAGGTACAAGTGTTTCATCGGGCGGCTTGAGTATTGGTGCGGATGCATTATCCATCAATGGTAAAGCAATTACGTTTACAACACTCTCAACATCAACAGTAGCAGAAAATTTGGACGCTATTAAAACAGCGATCAACAATGCAGGTATTACAGGTATTACTGCGAGTATTGGAACTAATAATAATATTGTTCTAAAAGGCGCAGCAGGTGCAGACATTGTGATTACAGGTGAGAGTACAGCCCTAGCCTCTTTGGGTCTTAGCACAAGTAATGTTTATTCATCGCCAAAAACAAAAGATGGTTTATTCAAAAAATTCAATACCATGATGGCAGGTTATGTCAACACTACAGATGGTACATTGGTTCAATACAATAAAAGTCTTACAACTGAAAAAACGGCATTAACTAAATCAAGAGCAACTGCAGTTTTTCGATTGGATACAAAATACGATGCAATGGCAACAAAATTTGCTGCTTATGAAAGCATCATCAGTAAACTAAATACCGAGTTTAGTTCACTCTCATCTATGATTAAACAATCTTACGTTAGCAAATAA
- a CDS encoding 2-oxoacid:acceptor oxidoreductase family protein: MKYQIVIAGIGGQGAVFLVKVLSIASAIKNQKCLGTENHGMSQRGGSVSCYVKIGDFYAPAIDEGQADLLIALEGNEALRNIQYLNKDKGTIVVNATKKFPKVDFETHTIDAFKKAKAKEFPIDALNVYMLGATLALDPHFPFSEKEIEEAITIMNAKVAEQNIAVLHQGINDAKAGK; the protein is encoded by the coding sequence ATGAAATATCAAATCGTTATCGCAGGTATCGGCGGGCAAGGTGCTGTTTTCTTGGTTAAAGTTTTGAGTATCGCCTCTGCTATTAAAAACCAAAAATGCTTAGGTACGGAAAATCATGGTATGAGTCAACGTGGTGGCTCCGTTTCGTGTTATGTCAAAATCGGCGATTTTTACGCTCCAGCGATTGATGAAGGACAAGCAGATCTTCTCATAGCATTAGAGGGGAACGAAGCGCTTCGTAACATTCAGTACCTTAATAAAGACAAAGGAACGATTGTTGTTAACGCAACTAAAAAATTTCCAAAAGTTGACTTTGAAACACACACCATTGATGCTTTCAAAAAAGCAAAAGCGAAAGAGTTTCCTATAGATGCGCTAAACGTCTATATGCTAGGAGCTACGCTCGCGCTTGATCCTCATTTTCCATTTTCAGAAAAAGAAATTGAGGAGGCAATTACTATAATGAATGCTAAAGTAGCGGAGCAAAACATTGCGGTACTTCACCAAGGCATTAATGATGCAAAGGCTGGGAAATGA
- a CDS encoding symporter small accessory protein: MGTFDLGVGSAFWLMNASALLCVIYGVINWDKDKEEKVLERKTWDKNEAKINEDL; the protein is encoded by the coding sequence ATGGGAACATTTGATCTTGGTGTGGGCTCGGCCTTTTGGCTGATGAATGCAAGTGCTCTATTGTGCGTTATTTACGGCGTCATCAACTGGGATAAAGACAAAGAAGAAAAGGTGCTTGAACGCAAGACGTGGGATAAAAATGAAGCTAAAATCAATGAGGATTTATGA
- a CDS encoding flagellar protein FlaG: MDIFSATSKQVEAATSPKVENSAPTRQVEQTADTNKVNEQAKKEETDPKALSETVNELNKQMDILNTNITFGYNDKINQMFINVIEKSTGKVIRKFPTEEAMSLSAKMKEIVGIIFDKKG, translated from the coding sequence ATGGACATCTTTAGCGCGACCAGCAAACAAGTTGAAGCAGCAACTTCTCCTAAAGTAGAAAACTCGGCTCCAACAAGACAAGTAGAACAGACTGCTGACACCAACAAAGTCAATGAGCAGGCAAAAAAAGAGGAGACAGATCCAAAAGCGTTAAGTGAAACAGTCAATGAACTTAACAAACAAATGGATATTCTCAATACAAATATTACATTTGGATATAACGATAAAATTAATCAAATGTTTATCAATGTAATTGAAAAGAGTACGGGAAAAGTCATTCGCAAATTCCCTACTGAAGAAGCGATGAGTCTTTCTGCAAAAATGAAAGAAATCGTAGGAATAATTTTCGACAAAAAAGGATAG
- the fliS gene encoding flagellar export chaperone FliS: MYTNLAYSTYSQNNASIESSEKLIRMLYEGVLRFASQAKKAIEDGNIEKRTYWINRTSAIFTELINSLNYDGGQIAHYLSGLYIHQVKLLAEANLNNDTAKLDEVINVAKELLQAWKEETEYVMD; this comes from the coding sequence ATGTATACCAACTTAGCATATTCAACTTACTCACAAAACAACGCCTCTATTGAATCTTCTGAAAAGTTGATTAGAATGCTATATGAAGGTGTTCTACGTTTTGCATCACAAGCAAAAAAAGCTATTGAAGATGGCAATATTGAAAAAAGAACCTATTGGATCAATAGAACATCAGCGATTTTTACAGAGCTTATTAATTCCCTTAATTACGATGGTGGTCAAATCGCACACTATTTGAGCGGTCTTTACATTCATCAAGTGAAACTTCTTGCAGAAGCAAATCTCAACAATGATACAGCCAAACTTGATGAAGTCATTAATGTTGCTAAAGAATTATTACAGGCATGGAAAGAAGAGACTGAGTATGTCATGGATTAA